The sequence CACACCGGGCGCCATCCTGGCCCAGGAGCGGTTTGAGTCGCGCGAGGTGCGCAGCTTCGAAGCCGAGTACGTTCACGGGCTTTGGCACCTGGACTACCACCAGGGCTCCCACAAGGTGATCACGCCTGCGGGTGAGTGGGTCGCGCCCCATCTGCTGGCGATCATGGACGACCACTCCCGCCTGGTCTGTCATGCCCAATGGTACCTGGCCGAGACGGCCGAGAACCTCGTCCATGGCCTGTGCCAGGCTTTCCTGAAACGTTCACTGCCCCGTGCCCTCATGACCGACAACGGCTCCGCCATGACCGCGGCCGAAACGAAACAGGGGCTGCACCGTCTCGGTGTGTTGCACCAGACTACGCTCCCGTATTCGCCCCACCAAAACGGCAAGCAGGAATCTTTCTGGGGGCAGGTCGAAGGCCGGCTGCTGGCGATGCTCGAGAGCTGTCCCGACCTGACGCTGGCCAGGCTGAACGAAGCGACGCAGGCTTGGATCGAGCTGGAGTACAACCGCGAAATCCATTCCGGGACCGGCCAGCCGCCCGTCGTGCGCTTTCAACAATCTCCCGGTGTCGGCCGCGACTGCCCGTCGCCTGACGATCTGCGCTTGGCCTTCTGCGTCGAACGATCCCGGCTGCAGCGTCGCTCCGACGGGACCATCACCCTGGTAGGCGTCCGCTTCGAGATCCCCAACCGCTACCGCCATCTGCTGCGCATCGCAGTGCGTTACGCCGGCTGGGACCTGACCCGCGCGCATATGGTCGATGCGCGGACCGGAACTGTCCTGGCACGCATCTACCCGCTCGACAAGGCCCGCAACGCCGACGGCTGCAGGCGCAGTCTGGATCCGCCTGTTATCAACCCTGTTCCCGACCAAGACGCC is a genomic window of candidate division WOR-3 bacterium containing:
- a CDS encoding transposase family protein translates to MANDDLDRTHERWARLRFSIVGRLLAAPPERGDLREELRRLAGCEWRHPITGRPVRFGVSTIERWYYAARAEKVDPVHVLERRVRKDSGLQPSITDRLRRLLGEQYRRHRRWSYKLHRDNLLSLARQEVSLQPVPSYPTLFRYMRSHGMLPQKRLRPKNTPGAILAQERFESREVRSFEAEYVHGLWHLDYHQGSHKVITPAGEWVAPHLLAIMDDHSRLVCHAQWYLAETAENLVHGLCQAFLKRSLPRALMTDNGSAMTAAETKQGLHRLGVLHQTTLPYSPHQNGKQESFWGQVEGRLLAMLESCPDLTLARLNEATQAWIELEYNREIHSGTGQPPVVRFQQSPGVGRDCPSPDDLRLAFCVERSRLQRRSDGTITLVGVRFEIPNRYRHLLRIAVRYAGWDLTRAHMVDARTGTVLARIYPLDKARNADGCRRSLDPPVINPVPDQDATPDDGMAPLLRELIREYAATGLPPAYLAKEES